The following coding sequences are from one Candidatus Desulfofervidus auxilii window:
- a CDS encoding DUF1302 family protein, whose product MKRLIIFLLVLWPIISYGTILEKGPITIEGYIKNETGWNMNENKFMKILNVIDLRGQFRPNDYLSFYAHINKFWDSAYGRVGEYRAAKDDMYTNKAWHGLSWVREMYVDFFSDYVDIRAGKQIVTWGAADGIRILDQVNPLDYREFTLKDWNEIKIPLWMLKVEIAPTVNGSLQFLFIPDFEPNYLATDNAPFAYTLTRDAYNAYKILRNFGYHVVIKKEMPAETFENAKFGIRWRDVINSFEYTLNYLYGWNMNAETYSSIDMTTATGPSPLPGYPPIGSTYYFVKKYSRIHLWGFSFSKTLVSGLLQGLTIRGEFAYFKDVPMAYRLQSKTYYHKVDQYKYVIGLDKYIVTNWLFSFQFIQLINSKGSCQGQKFILPSGGTMDKVSTYLTLKIATDFFHERVKPDILILYGDDNEWRISPKVYIEIGDHVTTTIGMHIFEGDAEELYGEFDDKDEIYFQLKYSF is encoded by the coding sequence ATGAAGAGATTAATAATCTTTCTATTAGTATTATGGCCTATTATTAGCTATGGGACTATTTTGGAAAAAGGCCCAATTACAATAGAGGGTTATATAAAGAATGAAACTGGATGGAATATGAATGAAAATAAATTTATGAAGATTTTGAATGTAATTGATCTAAGAGGACAATTTAGACCAAATGATTACCTTTCTTTTTATGCACATATCAATAAATTTTGGGATAGTGCTTATGGACGTGTAGGTGAATATAGGGCAGCTAAAGATGATATGTACACAAATAAGGCTTGGCATGGTTTGAGTTGGGTAAGGGAAATGTATGTAGACTTTTTTTCAGACTATGTGGATATAAGGGCAGGAAAACAGATTGTGACTTGGGGAGCAGCAGATGGTATCAGGATTCTGGATCAAGTTAATCCTTTAGATTATAGAGAATTTACTTTAAAAGATTGGAATGAAATAAAGATTCCACTTTGGATGTTAAAAGTTGAGATTGCTCCTACAGTAAATGGCAGTCTTCAATTTTTATTTATACCGGATTTTGAACCAAATTATTTAGCTACAGATAACGCACCTTTTGCATATACACTAACAAGAGATGCATATAATGCATATAAAATATTAAGAAATTTTGGTTATCATGTTGTAATAAAAAAAGAAATGCCAGCTGAAACATTTGAAAATGCAAAATTTGGTATCAGATGGCGGGATGTAATAAATAGTTTTGAATACACATTGAATTACCTTTATGGCTGGAATATGAATGCAGAAACTTATTCTTCAATAGATATGACTACAGCTACAGGCCCTTCTCCTCTTCCTGGTTATCCTCCTATTGGTTCTACATATTATTTTGTTAAAAAATATAGTCGTATTCATCTTTGGGGTTTTTCTTTTTCAAAAACTTTAGTGAGCGGACTATTACAAGGTCTTACTATTAGAGGTGAATTTGCTTATTTTAAAGATGTTCCTATGGCATATAGATTACAGTCAAAAACCTATTATCATAAAGTTGACCAATATAAATATGTTATTGGATTAGACAAATATATTGTTACAAATTGGCTTTTTAGTTTTCAATTTATACAATTAATAAATAGTAAAGGGAGCTGCCAAGGGCAAAAATTCATATTACCTTCAGGTGGTACGATGGATAAAGTTTCAACTTATTTAACCTTAAAAATTGCTACTGATTTCTTTCATGAAAGAGTAAAGCCTGATATTCTTATTCTTTATGGTGATGACAATGAATGGCGTATTAGTCCAAAGGTTTATATTGAAATCGGTGATCATGTTACTACAACAATTGGTATGCATATATTTGAGGGTGATGCTGAGGAATTATATGGAGAATTTGATGACAAAGACGAAATCTATTTCCAATTAAAGTACAGCTTTTAG
- a CDS encoding AMP-binding protein, whose protein sequence is MDVYKALEKLAQKYPQKEALIFGERKDTFEELFIKVRRLMGSFKALGMEKGQKIAIYLQNCPEYVYAYLAGLSLGITIVPLDMSLKTEELKNILSHSEAEYLIAQKNIRLELPNLKKLDINTLISQGEKIDGETVKETDLAIIIYTSGTTGIPKAVPLTYRHLDSPVATLGYFGYDEWLERNICYIPLSHMGGLVYLLMTLGFGSTLVLGKKFIPGVFLRELDKYKITATWLPPSILEMLLMTKEINEVSLKSLKAIVYFGAPSHPRLFMEFEKRFPHIKGVTGWGLTESAAPNVLLPRDMPKEKRYKKGIVGKPAPWVEIKIVDEEGNMLLPGQIGEILLKGWFVMPGYYKAPQLTKEVIKDGWLYTGDLGYLDEEGYLYITGRKKEVIIVGGLNVYASEVEFVISEHPNVKEVAVVGVPDELRGETVKAVIVTNDGTQISPQEIINFCRKRLPSYKMPRIIEFRSSLPKTPLGKIKKAELK, encoded by the coding sequence ATGGATGTTTATAAAGCTTTAGAAAAATTAGCTCAAAAATATCCTCAAAAAGAGGCATTAATCTTTGGTGAAAGAAAAGATACATTTGAAGAGTTATTTATAAAAGTAAGACGCTTAATGGGCTCATTTAAAGCATTAGGTATGGAAAAAGGGCAAAAAATTGCTATTTATTTACAAAACTGTCCAGAATATGTGTATGCTTATCTAGCAGGATTAAGTTTAGGAATAACAATTGTGCCTTTAGATATGTCTTTAAAAACAGAAGAATTAAAAAATATTTTGTCCCATTCTGAAGCAGAATATTTAATTGCCCAAAAAAATATAAGATTGGAATTGCCTAATTTAAAAAAATTAGATATAAATACTTTAATTTCTCAAGGAGAAAAAATAGATGGAGAAACAGTTAAAGAGACAGATTTAGCTATTATTATTTATACTTCTGGCACAACAGGTATACCAAAAGCAGTCCCTTTGACTTATAGACATCTTGATTCCCCTGTCGCTACTTTAGGCTATTTTGGTTATGATGAATGGCTTGAAAGAAATATTTGCTATATACCTCTTTCTCATATGGGAGGTCTTGTTTATCTTCTAATGACCCTTGGCTTTGGCAGCACTTTGGTATTAGGGAAAAAGTTTATTCCTGGTGTTTTTTTAAGAGAACTTGATAAATATAAAATTACAGCCACTTGGCTTCCTCCTTCTATCTTAGAAATGCTTTTAATGACAAAGGAAATAAATGAAGTTTCATTAAAATCTTTAAAAGCTATTGTCTATTTTGGTGCTCCTAGCCATCCAAGATTATTTATGGAATTTGAAAAAAGATTTCCTCATATAAAAGGTGTTACAGGTTGGGGATTAACAGAATCTGCAGCACCAAATGTACTTTTGCCAAGAGACATGCCTAAAGAAAAGAGATATAAAAAGGGGATTGTTGGAAAACCTGCTCCTTGGGTAGAAATAAAGATTGTTGATGAAGAAGGGAATATGCTTCTACCTGGACAAATAGGAGAAATATTGTTAAAAGGTTGGTTTGTTATGCCTGGATATTATAAAGCACCACAATTGACAAAAGAAGTAATAAAAGATGGTTGGCTCTATACAGGAGATTTGGGATATTTAGATGAAGAAGGATATCTTTATATTACAGGGAGAAAAAAAGAAGTAATAATTGTAGGAGGTCTTAATGTCTATGCAAGTGAGGTGGAATTTGTTATCTCTGAGCATCCAAATGTGAAGGAAGTGGCAGTGGTGGGTGTGCCAGATGAGTTAAGAGGGGAGACAGTTAAGGCTGTAATTGTTACTAATGATGGCACACAAATAAGCCCTCAAGAAATTATAAATTTTTGTCGTAAAAGATTACCAAGTTATAAAATGCCCCGAATTATTGAATTTAGAAGTAGTTTACCTAAAACACCATTAGGAAAAATCAAGAAGGCAGAATTAAAGTGA
- a CDS encoding N-acetyltransferase, translating into MIQIKEVKSKSELNKFIKLPWKIYKDNPYWIPPLISERKKFLDQKKNPFFKHAKVKLFLAYKNSEIVGRIAGVIDYQYIKYYKKNAGYFGLFECINDYAVASALFKKVEIFLKENGIDCILGPMNLSTNHECGLLIEGFNLPPVVMMPYNPPYYQKFIEKYGFKKAKDLIAHFVDFSKVDENVFEKIKEKANKKDLKVREIKINDSAEIKRIKEVYNNAWGRNWGFVPLTDEEFDYTAKELKKIVIPDLALVAEKDGKIVGFNIAIPDINPVLKKLNGKLFPFGIFKWLYYSRKINLVRGLTLGISEKYRFILGPLLFLKILEVSKKRGYLKWEIGWVLEDNAIVNNVLKKIGAKPYKRYRIFIKQI; encoded by the coding sequence GTGATTCAGATAAAAGAGGTTAAAAGTAAATCAGAATTGAATAAATTTATTAAACTTCCATGGAAAATCTATAAGGATAATCCTTATTGGATTCCTCCTTTAATTTCAGAAAGAAAAAAATTTTTAGATCAAAAGAAAAATCCATTTTTTAAACATGCTAAGGTTAAGCTATTTTTGGCTTATAAAAATAGTGAAATTGTAGGGAGAATAGCAGGTGTAATAGATTATCAATACATTAAATATTATAAAAAAAATGCAGGTTATTTCGGCTTATTTGAATGTATCAATGATTATGCTGTTGCCTCTGCTCTTTTTAAAAAAGTTGAAATTTTTTTAAAAGAAAATGGAATAGATTGCATCCTTGGCCCAATGAACCTTTCTACAAACCATGAATGTGGTTTGCTAATAGAAGGTTTTAACCTTCCTCCTGTAGTTATGATGCCTTATAATCCTCCTTATTATCAAAAATTTATAGAAAAATATGGTTTTAAAAAGGCAAAGGATCTCATTGCCCATTTTGTTGATTTTAGTAAGGTAGATGAAAATGTATTTGAAAAAATTAAAGAAAAGGCAAATAAAAAGGATTTAAAAGTAAGGGAAATTAAAATAAATGATTCAGCAGAAATAAAGAGAATAAAAGAAGTTTATAATAATGCTTGGGGAAGAAACTGGGGATTTGTCCCTTTAACAGATGAAGAATTTGATTATACAGCAAAGGAGTTAAAAAAAATTGTCATTCCTGACTTAGCTTTAGTAGCAGAAAAAGATGGAAAAATTGTTGGATTTAATATAGCTATTCCAGATATCAATCCAGTGTTAAAGAAATTAAATGGAAAACTTTTTCCTTTTGGTATATTTAAATGGCTTTATTATTCTAGAAAAATAAATCTTGTGCGTGGTTTAACATTAGGTATAAGTGAGAAATATAGATTTATTCTTGGCCCTTTGCTTTTTTTAAAAATTCTTGAAGTATCAAAAAAAAGAGGCTATTTAAAGTGGGAAATTGGTTGGGTATTAGAAGATAATGCTATTGTAAATAATGTTTTAAAAAAGATAGGTGCTAAGCCTTATAAAAGATATAGAATTTTTATCAAACAAATCTAA
- a CDS encoding RsbRD N-terminal domain-containing protein yields the protein MEQIRKFLSEKKSNILNKWFERIVSTYPLETQKFLRREKDRFANPVRSRVWEGIEGVINALIKGDESNISTSLDNIIRIRAVQDFTPAQALAFIFFLKKVVREELTEVTKNSELLNELLEFENKIDELALLCFNIYMQCREKIYEIRVNEIKRLTYSLLKRANLIYEIPDFKDYKKTII from the coding sequence GTGGAACAAATTAGGAAATTCTTATCTGAAAAAAAATCCAATATTTTAAATAAGTGGTTTGAAAGGATTGTAAGTACGTATCCACTTGAGACACAAAAATTCCTTCGTAGAGAGAAAGATAGATTTGCTAATCCTGTAAGAAGCAGGGTTTGGGAAGGTATAGAAGGTGTAATTAATGCTCTTATTAAAGGGGATGAATCAAATATATCAACTTCTTTAGATAACATAATTAGAATAAGAGCAGTACAAGATTTTACTCCTGCACAAGCTTTAGCATTTATATTCTTCTTAAAAAAGGTAGTTCGTGAAGAATTAACTGAAGTAACAAAAAATAGCGAATTGTTAAATGAATTATTAGAATTTGAAAATAAAATAGATGAGTTGGCATTGCTTTGCTTTAATATTTATATGCAGTGTCGAGAAAAAATTTATGAAATAAGAGTAAATGAAATAAAGAGACTTACATATAGTTTGCTAAAACGAGCAAATTTAATATATGAGATTCCTGATTTTAAAGACTACAAAAAGACTATAATTTAA
- the dsrM gene encoding sulfate reduction electron transfer complex DsrMKJOP subunit DsrM: protein MSFNLAFYFSFFVVLGLIGIALLGVAGAKLYVVFGVVIPYLSVVIFFAGMIYRVFKWASSPVPFKIPTTCGQQKSLPWIKYSRLESPFTTFDVVLRMLLEVLFFRSLFRNVRVEIRKGGPKVIYWSNKWLWLGAILFHYSFLIVLIRHLRFFTTPVWSFVRLIESVDGFLQVTLPGLYISGIVLLVATVALLLRRVFVPTLRYISLTSDYFPLFLIIGIALTGIIMRYIYKVDIVSVKELTMGLVTFHPKIPEGIGSIFYVHLFLVSVLFAYFPFSKLVHMAGVFLSPTRNMPNNNRAVRHINPWNPPVEVHTYEEWEEEFKDKIKAVGLPLEKEE from the coding sequence ATGAGTTTTAATCTTGCTTTTTACTTTTCATTTTTTGTTGTTTTAGGTTTAATAGGAATAGCATTGCTTGGTGTAGCTGGAGCAAAGTTGTATGTGGTTTTTGGAGTGGTGATTCCTTATCTTTCTGTAGTGATATTCTTTGCAGGTATGATTTATCGGGTATTTAAATGGGCAAGTTCACCTGTACCTTTTAAGATTCCTACTACTTGTGGACAACAGAAAAGTCTTCCTTGGATAAAATATAGTCGTCTTGAAAGTCCTTTTACCACTTTTGATGTAGTATTGAGAATGTTACTTGAGGTATTATTTTTTAGAAGCTTGTTTAGAAATGTGAGGGTAGAAATAAGGAAAGGAGGGCCGAAAGTTATTTATTGGTCAAATAAATGGCTCTGGTTAGGTGCCATTCTTTTCCATTATTCTTTTCTTATTGTTCTAATTAGACATTTAAGATTTTTTACCACGCCAGTTTGGTCTTTTGTGCGTTTGATTGAAAGTGTGGATGGTTTTTTACAGGTAACTTTACCAGGATTATATATAAGTGGTATAGTTCTTTTAGTAGCTACTGTTGCTTTACTTTTAAGAAGAGTATTTGTACCGACATTGAGATACATTTCTTTAACATCTGATTATTTTCCATTATTCCTTATTATAGGAATTGCCCTTACAGGTATTATTATGCGTTATATTTATAAGGTAGATATTGTTTCTGTAAAAGAATTAACGATGGGGCTTGTTACCTTTCATCCTAAAATACCAGAAGGTATAGGTAGTATATTTTATGTTCATTTGTTTCTTGTAAGTGTTCTTTTTGCATATTTTCCATTTAGTAAATTAGTTCATATGGCAGGTGTATTTTTGAGTCCAACTCGAAATATGCCAAATAATAATCGAGCAGTTAGACATATTAATCCTTGGAATCCGCCTGTAGAAGTACATACTTATGAAGAATGGGAAGAAGAATTTAAAGATAAAATTAAGGCTGTGGGATTACCATTAGAAAAGGAGGAATAG
- a CDS encoding (Fe-S)-binding protein, translated as MAESEFCPEKDELIRSIDYRPPDKPWMETKPVFKKGTYCFAAREKHLAYLGFPNPREWEVGAEDWQLPENWKEIFIAGMEDRLKRFRSFRLFMDICVRCGACADKCHFFIGGGDPKNMPVLRAELLRSIYRRYFTWPGKILGKLVGARDLDYDVLKEIFYYAFQCTECRRCSVFCPYGIDTCEITMMARELLVSLGCHVAWTIEPVANCQRTGNHLGIMPHAFKETFDFLTDDIYDVTGIKIETPINQKGADILFVAPSGDYFGTEGTYTCEGYLILFEYLRRKYGLTYTWSAYAGEGGNFGMFTSNEAQKRLSAKIYAEAKRLGVKWIIGGECGHMWRDKHQYMDTMNGPADFLEEPVNPITGTKFENAKSTKMIHICEFTADLIRHGKLDLDPSRNDHLIVTFHDSCNPARAMGLFEEPRYIIRNVCNNFYEMPENTIREKTFCCSGGAGVGSDEFMEMRMRGGICRANAVKYVHDKYGVNRLLCICAIDRATLAAMMEYWVPEVDVGGIHELVANALVFPGEKSRDTDLRGLPLKKPIKGREEGEMEE; from the coding sequence ATGGCTGAATCTGAATTTTGTCCAGAAAAGGACGAATTAATAAGGTCTATAGATTATAGACCACCTGATAAGCCTTGGATGGAGACAAAGCCTGTATTTAAAAAAGGAACTTATTGCTTTGCTGCTCGTGAAAAGCATTTAGCATATCTTGGTTTTCCTAATCCCAGAGAATGGGAAGTAGGAGCTGAAGATTGGCAGTTACCAGAGAATTGGAAAGAAATATTTATAGCAGGAATGGAAGATAGACTAAAGAGATTTCGTTCTTTTAGACTTTTTATGGATATCTGTGTAAGATGTGGTGCTTGTGCAGATAAGTGTCATTTCTTTATTGGTGGTGGTGACCCTAAAAATATGCCTGTACTTAGAGCAGAGCTTCTCAGGTCTATTTATAGAAGATATTTTACTTGGCCTGGAAAAATTTTAGGGAAGCTTGTTGGTGCTAGAGACCTTGATTATGATGTGCTAAAAGAAATATTTTACTATGCCTTTCAATGTACAGAATGTCGTCGTTGTTCAGTATTTTGTCCTTATGGTATTGATACATGTGAAATTACAATGATGGCTCGTGAATTGCTTGTCTCACTTGGTTGTCATGTTGCTTGGACTATAGAACCTGTAGCTAATTGTCAGCGCACAGGAAATCATCTTGGTATTATGCCACATGCATTTAAAGAAACATTTGATTTTTTAACAGATGATATTTATGATGTAACAGGTATTAAGATAGAAACACCTATTAATCAAAAGGGTGCAGATATCCTCTTTGTTGCTCCTTCTGGTGATTACTTTGGTACAGAAGGTACTTATACTTGTGAGGGTTATTTAATTTTATTTGAATATCTCCGCCGTAAATATGGACTTACTTATACTTGGAGCGCCTATGCTGGTGAAGGTGGAAATTTTGGTATGTTTACTTCTAATGAAGCACAAAAGAGACTTAGTGCAAAGATATATGCTGAAGCCAAGAGATTAGGAGTTAAATGGATTATTGGTGGTGAATGTGGTCATATGTGGCGTGATAAGCATCAATATATGGATACGATGAATGGACCTGCAGATTTTCTTGAAGAACCAGTTAATCCTATTACAGGTACAAAATTTGAAAATGCAAAATCAACAAAAATGATCCATATTTGCGAATTTACGGCAGATCTTATTAGACATGGAAAATTAGATTTAGATCCCAGTAGAAATGACCATCTAATTGTTACTTTTCATGATTCATGTAATCCTGCTAGAGCAATGGGGCTTTTTGAAGAACCAAGATATATTATTAGGAATGTTTGTAATAACTTTTATGAAATGCCTGAAAATACAATTAGAGAAAAAACTTTCTGTTGTTCAGGTGGGGCAGGTGTAGGTTCAGATGAGTTCATGGAGATGAGAATGCGGGGAGGAATATGTAGAGCAAATGCAGTAAAATATGTACATGATAAATATGGTGTAAATCGCCTTTTATGTATCTGTGCAATTGATAGAGCAACTTTAGCTGCTATGATGGAATATTGGGTACCTGAAGTAGATGTTGGTGGCATTCATGAATTAGTAGCTAATGCATTAGTATTTCCAGGTGAAAAAAGCCGAGATACGGATTTACGTGGTTTACCACTTAAAAAACCTATCAAAGGAAGAGAAGAAGGAGAAATGGAGGAATAA
- the dsrJ gene encoding sulfate reduction electron transfer complex DsrMKJOP subunit DsrJ → MYDGGKILTGLVIGIALLTFPLWYNLGKAAKVAEPKLTPKAEQAKYCVEPKEYMVAEHMALLDKWRNWVVRDGYRVYVGFNGKEYDMSLQNTCMDCHSNKKKFCDECHNYAGVKPYCWTCHLEPKEEE, encoded by the coding sequence ATGTATGATGGAGGTAAAATTCTTACAGGTCTTGTTATTGGTATAGCCTTATTGACCTTTCCTCTTTGGTATAATTTAGGAAAAGCAGCAAAGGTGGCAGAGCCAAAACTTACTCCTAAAGCAGAACAAGCGAAGTATTGTGTAGAGCCTAAAGAATATATGGTAGCAGAACACATGGCTTTGTTAGATAAATGGAGAAATTGGGTAGTGCGTGATGGTTATAGGGTTTATGTAGGATTTAATGGAAAAGAATATGATATGAGCCTCCAAAATACTTGTATGGATTGTCATTCAAATAAAAAGAAATTTTGCGATGAATGTCATAATTATGCTGGTGTAAAACCTTATTGTTGGACATGCCATCTTGAGCCGAAGGAGGAGGAATAA
- a CDS encoding 4Fe-4S dicluster domain-containing protein, with product MRINRRKFLKIASISVLGFGVKPTIDLFAGHEAKAKIKKSPKALRAKRWAMVIDLRKMNEEIAKKCIEACHLFHNVPHIPDKKREIKWIWTEPFEHAFPGQSHEFLGTELIEKPVLVLCNNCDNPPCVQVCPTKATFKREDGIVMMDMHRCIGCRFCMAACPYGSRSFNWMDPRPYIEKENPEYPTREKGVVEKCDFCAERLDKGLMPLCVEASEGAIIFGDLEDPESEVRRVLRERYSIQRKPELGTGPSIFYLI from the coding sequence ATGCGTATAAATAGAAGGAAATTTTTAAAAATAGCAAGTATTTCTGTATTAGGTTTTGGAGTCAAACCAACAATTGATTTATTTGCTGGTCATGAGGCTAAAGCAAAGATTAAGAAGAGTCCAAAGGCTTTGCGTGCAAAAAGATGGGCTATGGTAATAGATTTAAGAAAGATGAATGAGGAAATCGCTAAAAAATGTATAGAAGCATGTCATCTTTTCCATAATGTGCCTCATATACCTGATAAAAAACGGGAAATTAAATGGATTTGGACTGAACCATTTGAACATGCTTTTCCAGGTCAAAGTCATGAGTTTTTAGGAACAGAATTGATAGAAAAACCTGTTTTAGTGCTTTGCAATAATTGTGATAATCCTCCTTGTGTGCAAGTTTGTCCAACTAAGGCAACATTCAAAAGAGAAGATGGCATTGTTATGATGGATATGCATCGTTGTATTGGTTGTAGATTTTGTATGGCTGCCTGTCCTTATGGTTCAAGAAGTTTTAATTGGATGGATCCTCGTCCTTATATTGAAAAAGAAAATCCAGAATATCCGACAAGAGAAAAAGGAGTAGTTGAAAAATGTGATTTTTGTGCAGAAAGATTAGATAAAGGGCTTATGCCTCTTTGTGTTGAGGCATCTGAGGGTGCAATAATTTTTGGTGATTTGGAAGATCCTGAATCAGAAGTAAGAAGGGTATTACGTGAACGTTATAGTATTCAGCGTAAGCCTGAATTAGGAACAGGGCCATCAATTTTTTATTTAATATAG
- the nrfD gene encoding polysulfide reductase NrfD, with protein MFEKALQGSRKYWALVCFLAALAGLGFILLLWQLKVGLKITGMSRDVSWGFYIAQFTYLVGVAAGGVMVALPCYFHNYKVFGRITVLGEFLAVAAIVMCLLFIIIDLGKPMRCLNVLLHPTPNSILFWDMVVLNVYLLLNLIVGWMALESERYEVPPPKWVKFLAYFSVVWAPCIHIVTAFIYSGLPGRHFWLTAIMAPRFLASAFAAGPSFIVLFCLIIRKFTKFDPGKQAIQTLGKIITYTIIINFCFFLFEVFTTFYSQIPEHMNHFKYLFVGLKGHAKLVPWMWVSLIGMFIVCILLAIPAIRRNEGSLAFCCVLVIITTWIDKGLGLVTGGFVPNPLEEITEYWPTVPEALITLGVWATGFLVLTILYKVAISINEELGE; from the coding sequence ATGTTTGAAAAAGCATTACAAGGAAGTCGTAAATATTGGGCATTGGTTTGTTTTTTAGCTGCTTTAGCTGGTTTGGGTTTTATTCTTTTACTTTGGCAGTTGAAGGTAGGGTTGAAAATAACTGGAATGAGTCGTGATGTCTCATGGGGTTTCTATATTGCTCAATTTACCTATCTTGTAGGAGTAGCAGCTGGTGGTGTAATGGTAGCTTTACCCTGTTATTTCCATAATTATAAAGTATTTGGAAGAATTACTGTTTTAGGAGAATTTCTTGCTGTAGCAGCTATTGTGATGTGTCTATTATTCATTATCATTGACCTTGGGAAACCAATGCGTTGTCTCAATGTATTGTTACATCCAACGCCAAATTCAATCTTATTTTGGGATATGGTTGTTTTGAATGTCTATCTTCTTCTAAATCTTATTGTTGGTTGGATGGCTTTAGAATCAGAACGTTATGAGGTGCCACCACCAAAATGGGTAAAATTTTTAGCATATTTTTCTGTTGTTTGGGCACCTTGTATTCATATAGTTACTGCATTTATTTACTCTGGGCTTCCTGGTAGGCACTTTTGGCTTACTGCTATTATGGCACCTCGTTTCCTTGCATCTGCATTTGCAGCTGGTCCTTCATTTATTGTGCTTTTCTGCTTAATTATAAGAAAATTTACAAAATTTGACCCAGGAAAACAGGCAATTCAAACATTAGGGAAAATTATAACATATACTATTATTATCAACTTCTGTTTCTTCTTATTTGAAGTTTTTACTACCTTTTATAGCCAAATACCAGAACATATGAATCATTTTAAATATCTTTTTGTTGGTTTAAAAGGTCATGCGAAGCTTGTGCCTTGGATGTGGGTATCCCTTATAGGTATGTTTATTGTATGTATACTTTTAGCAATTCCTGCTATTCGTAGGAATGAAGGTTCATTAGCATTTTGTTGTGTATTAGTAATTATTACAACATGGATAGATAAAGGACTTGGTTTAGTTACAGGTGGTTTTGTTCCTAATCCTTTAGAAGAAATTACAGAATATTGGCCTACTGTACCTGAAGCATTGATTACTTTAGGTGTATGGGCAACTGGTTTTCTAGTTCTTACTATACTTTACAAAGTGGCTATTTCAATCAATGAAGAATTAGGAGAGTAA
- a CDS encoding 4Fe-4S binding protein — translation MPFRPSNDKDCCTGCGECVEICPVNVWELVEGKSDPVNADECVGCMSCVEVCPDNCITVEEI, via the coding sequence ATGCCATTTAGACCAAGTAATGACAAGGATTGCTGTACGGGGTGTGGTGAATGCGTAGAGATTTGTCCAGTAAATGTGTGGGAATTGGTAGAAGGGAAATCGGATCCGGTAAATGCTGATGAATGTGTAGGTTGTATGAGTTGTGTTGAGGTTTGCCCAGATAATTGTATTACTGTAGAAGAGATATAA